One part of the Natronorubrum sediminis genome encodes these proteins:
- a CDS encoding ferredoxin: MSDDDGIQRASDVGSSDAPPIEEKPYKLIFEANKCFGAGKCAEVSDNWEMSIASGIAKPNTYFFDEDDLEHNVRAAEICPAKKDEGCIHVVDRRTDEEIAPDPHGDGTLSVDW; this comes from the coding sequence ATGAGCGACGACGACGGTATCCAGCGTGCGAGCGACGTTGGCTCGAGCGACGCCCCGCCCATCGAGGAAAAGCCCTACAAACTCATCTTCGAGGCCAACAAGTGCTTCGGCGCAGGCAAGTGCGCCGAGGTCAGCGACAACTGGGAGATGTCTATCGCCTCCGGAATCGCCAAGCCGAACACCTACTTCTTCGACGAGGACGACCTCGAGCACAACGTTCGTGCGGCGGAGATCTGTCCTGCGAAGAAAGACGAGGGCTGTATCCACGTCGTCGACCGACGGACAGACGAGGAGATCGCACCGGATCCACACGGCGACGGCACGCTCAGCGTCGACTGGTAG